A DNA window from Ahaetulla prasina isolate Xishuangbanna chromosome 7, ASM2864084v1, whole genome shotgun sequence contains the following coding sequences:
- the LOC131202625 gene encoding acrosin-like: MKQLPLHILVLFLLWSTHAYDNRCGDICGRRPLASSHSSNLRIVGGTDTLPGTWPWIVSIQIPTISGYKHTCGGALISPRWVLTAAHCFLNKRYLEHWKLVFGAAQLSRPGPDAQERTIKNLVEHQQYIRSTHFNDVALMELSHPINCSDYIQPACLPDMGVEISSLTHCYVSGWGVTDVSQPNVTSDILQEAKVNLIPTSTCNSTTWYNKKIHHNNLCAGHEEGGIDTCQGDSGGPLMCREQRSERFWLVGVTSWGAGCARAMRPGIYSSTQLFLNWIKDMTKENFFKTPRPPKIRPPAKPLDQLWQQTAPSNGNQQLESWVQPRPRPTMSPSRPSSANEIQQFENWAAAHMRPKWAELGPRLGSSLPASPQNQAHRGALARIWCTAAPDMGVACPEMVSPNDILELPLVLEMEQVP; encoded by the exons ATGAAGCAGTTACCTCTTCATATTTTGGTCCTTTTTCTGTTATGGTCTACACATGCATACGATAACAGATGTGG GGATATCTGTGGCCGCCGTCCTTTGGCCTCCAGTCACAGTAGCAACCTGCGGATCGTGGGTGGCACTGATACGCTCCCAGGAACGTGGCCTTGGATTGTCAGCATCCAGATACCCACCATAAGTGGCTACAAGCACACCTGTGGGGGGGCCCTCATCAGCCCTCGCTGGGTCCTCACAGCGGCCCACTGCTTCCTCAACAAAAG ATACCTAGAACACTGGAAGCTGGTTTTTGGTGCTGCTCAGCTTTCTCGGCCTGGTCCGGATGCCCAGGAACGCACCATCAAGAACCTGGTGGAGCACCAGCAATACATACGTTCCACCCATTTCAACGACGTGGCCTTGATGGAGCTAAGCCACCCAATCAACTGCAGTGACTACATCCAACCTGCCTGCTTGCCGGACATGGGTGTGGAGATTTCATCGCTGACCCACTGCTACGTCAGCGGCTGGGGAGTGACCGATGTCTCAC AGCCCAATGTGACCTCGGATATCCTGCAAGAAGCCAAAGTGAACCTCATCCCCACAAGCACCTGTAACAGCACCACCTGGTACAACAAGAAAATCCATCATAACAATCTCTGTGCCGGGCATGAGGAAGGAGGCATTGACACTTGCCAG GGTGACAGTGGTGGTCCTCTCATGTGTCGGGAGCAAAGGTCCGAGCGTTTCTGGCTTGTCGGTGTCACCAGCTGGGGGGCTGGCTGTGCCAGGGCCATGAGGCCTGGCATCTATTCCTCCACGCAACTTTTTCTGAACTGGATCAAAGACATGACAAAGGAGAACTTCTTCAAGACTCCTCGCccacccaaaataagacctccggcAAAGCCGCTTGATCAGCTGTGGCAACAAACCGCCCCCTCAAATGGAAACCAGCAGCTTGAGAGCTGGGTTCAACCCAGGCCGAGGCCAACAATGTCCCCTTCAAGGCCATCTTCCGCAAACGAAATCCAACAGTTTGAGAACTGGGCTGCAGCTCATATGAGGCCTA AATGGGCAGAACTGGGGCCAAGGCTGGGCTCCAGCTTACCGGCCTCCCCCCAGAACCAGGCCCACCGCGGTGCCTTGGCCAGGATATGGTGCACAGCAGCCCCAGACATGGG GGTGGCCTGTCCAGAAATGGTCTCGCCCAACGACATCCTTGAGTTACCTCTGGTACTCGAGATGGAGCAGGTCCCCTAA
- the LOC131202626 gene encoding acrosin-like, protein MRRLLLCLLALIPIWTMHGQEDNCKGLCGRRPLAPSHSLPVVGGIDTMPGTWPWMVSIRTPFKSGYQHTCGGSLIGTRWILTAAHCFKDIRHLTNWELVFGTNKLSHPGPDAEVRFPKRVVQHENYQPRQQINDIALVELDDPVKCTDYIQPACFPDSSVDVSSMVHCYIAGWGYTREKDKSPSDVLKEAKVDLIPTEKCNSSNWYYGSISASNLCAGFEGGGIDTCQGDSGGPLMCRENRSERYWIVGVTAWGLGCARAQKPGVYTSTQNFYDWILGYTKEKATHEKVVLQVLPGTTPSTTSSPSTTKPTTSTEETSPPPPEQTPRKQEISFQTQSTSKTETTSLQRNPWPYLQTENTTGSLMTTSTTTVTTTETTTEATMETIPEDTTKEIIETTTEATTESSTTSTTPTTTKAPQPQVPPPKPKRHKTITLGSYYGYSGNLNWPKHWPFRHPQS, encoded by the exons ATGAGGAGGCTGCTCCTCTGCCTTCTGGCCCTCATCCCAATCTGGACGATGCATGGCCAGGAGGACAATTGCAA AGGTCTTTGCGGCAGGCGCCCCTTGGCACCCAGCCACTCCCTCCCCGTTGTGGGAGGCATCGACACTATGCCAGGCACCTGGCCCTGGATGGTCAGCATCCGGACCCCGTTCAAGTCTGGCTACCAACACACCTGTGGAGGGTCGCTCATTGGCACCAGGTGGATCCTCACGGCAGCCCACTGCTTCAAAGACATAAG GCACCTGACCAATTGGGAACTGGTGTTCGGCACGAACAAACTGTCCCACCCAGGCCCTGATGCAGAGGTCCGCTTCCCCAAGAGGGTGGTGCAGCACGAGAACTACCAGCCTCGCCAGCAGATCAATGACATTGCCCTGGTAGAATTGGATGACCCCGTGAAGTGCACCGACTACATCCAGCCCGCCTGCTTTCCAGACAGTTCGGTGGACGTCTCCAGCATGGTCCATTGCTACattgctgggtggggctacacgCGGGAGAAAG ACAAGTCTCCATCAGATGTCTTGAAGGAGGCCAAGGTGGACCTCATCCCCACAGAGAAGTGCAACAGCAGCAACTGGTATTACGGAAGCATCTCCGCCAGTAACTTGTGTGCTGGATTTGAAGGAGGAGGCATTGACACTTGCCAG GGTGACAGCGGAGGGCCTCTGATGTGTAGGGAAAACCGGTCCGAACGCTACTGGATTGTGGGAGTGACTGCCTGGGGACTGGGCTGTGCCAGGGCTCAGAAACCTGGAGTCTACACTTCTACCCAGAACTTCTACGACTGGATCCTAGGCTACACAAAAGAAAAGGCTACCCATGAGAAGGTGGTGTTGCAGGTGCTCCCAGGGACAACACCATCAACCACATCTAGTCCATCGACAACTAAACCGACAACGTCCACAGAAGAAACAAGCCCACCTCCACCCGAACAAACTCCAAGGAAGCAAGAAATATCTTTCCAAACCCAGTCAACCTCCAAAACAGAGACAACATCCCTACAGCGAAATCCATGGCCTTACTTACAAACAGAaaatactactggttctttgatgACCACTTCAACAACCACTGTTACTACCACTGAAACCACCACCGAGGCCACTATGGAAACCATCCCCGAAGACACCACCAAAGAAATCATTGAAACTACCACTGAAGCCACCACTGAAAGTAGTACAACCAGCAccactcccaccaccaccaaagcTCCTCAGCCACAAGTCCCACCTCCCAAGCCCAAACGACACAAGACAATTACGCTGGGCTCCTACTATGGCTACAGTGGGAATCTAAACTGGCCCAAACATTGGCCTTTCAGACACCCACAATCTTGA